One stretch of Helianthus annuus cultivar XRQ/B unplaced genomic scaffold, HanXRQr2.0-SUNRISE HanXRQChr00c023, whole genome shotgun sequence DNA includes these proteins:
- the LOC110929094 gene encoding putative disease resistance protein At3g14460 → MAEAAAAALVKVIFEKLADEAFKKYARSLNIHSELKQLGSTLSQIQALLNDASHKEITDESVRLWLNSLQHLAYDIDDVLDDVATEAMQRELTPESEASTSMVRKLIPTCCTNFSLSHRLSPKLDSMTTRLQHLQKQNPGLIVKGEKPKNNNRGNETSLLESDVIGREIEKEKLLNKLLQDEPSKENFSVLPIVGMGGVGKTILARFLYNDAQVKGRFELHAWVCVSDDFDISKITKTIFQAVSDENKEFADLNQLQVALKEKLKEKWFLLVLDDVWHENFNDWENLVLPFHSGARGSKVIMTSRKEQLLKMLGFDNLDRLETLSSEDALSLFALHALGVDNFDSHPTLRPKGERIVEKCGRLPLALKAIGRLLRAKTDEEKWDEVLNSKIWDSKSVGDLSADWKAIFPALMLSYHELSSNLKRLFAYCSLFPKDFLFDKKELVLLWLAEGFLYKSNAAKSLERLGNEYFEELLSRSFFQQSPNEEQLFVMHDLMNDLATFVAGEFFSRDDNRMATEDLAKYRHMSFIRDEYVAYHKFEAFKRAKGLRTLLPVYVGVDQWWDHFYLSSKILVDLLPELPLLRVLSLSRFSISEVPNSIGSLKHLRYLNLSKTDIKELPDNVGNLYNLETLIVFGCKSLTKLPKSFLKLKKLRHFDMRDTPCLKKLPLGIGELKSLQTLTKIIIEGHGGFALTELKVLKDLHGEISIEGLDKVQSSMHVREANLSLKGIDKLELKWDDVSGRETLEKEILNELKPHSDKLKMLEVKYYKGIEFPNWVGDPSFHQLVHVSLRGCRKCTSLPLLGQLPALKELLIQGMDDVKVISLELSRSTDVTFPSLKILRFEDMSSWKVWSTNSEVMFPRLRELQIKRCPNLIDVSLEALPSLRVLRIEGCGESVLRSLVQAASSTTKLEIESILGLTDEVWRGVIVNFGAVEELCIQNCDEIRYLWESDAEASKVLVNLKELEVSGCEKLVSLGEKGEDEDNIGSNLLSSLRKLKIQSCASMERLCCPNSIESLAIWGCDSVRHVSFPRATTTGGGGQNLKSLSIWGCGNLKSINQLSNSTHLTSLSISSCKNMELFSDLHQLSNLTSLCIVGCKSIETFSDLELSNLTRLEIAGCESIESFPNLHLPNLTHLYIESCKNMKAFGDLQLPNLISWYTTDCENLESFPDLQLSNLTMLKDMSIRNCPMIDVSIHGGRWPPNLVSLEIGELKKPISEWGYQNFPASLVHLRLFNEPDVRNFSQLSHLFPSSLTSLYIFKFANLESLSTGLQHLTSLQHLRISNCPKVNDLPETLLPLLLSLSISNCPKLKERCEGRGSHYWPLISHIPCIEI, encoded by the coding sequence ATGGCTGAAGCCGCTGCTGCTGCCCTCGTCAAAGTCATTTTTGAGAAGCTAGCCGATGAAGCCTTCAAGAAATATGCTCGCTCTCTGAATATCCACTCAGAGCTCAAGCAATTGGGGAGCACGTTGTCCCAGATCCAAGCTCTGCTTAATGATGCCTCTCACAAGGAAATAACTGATGAATCTGTCAGACTATGGCTCAATAGTCTCCAACATCTGGCTTACGATATCGATGACGTGCTCGATGATGTGGCTACTGAAGCTATGCAACGTGAGCTGACCCCGGAATCAGAAGCAAGCACCAGTATGGTAAGAAAGCTCATCCCAACTTGCTGCACAAACTTCTCACTAAGTCATAGGCTGAGTCCCAAGTTAGACAGTATGACCACCCGGTTACAACATCTACAAAAACAAAATCCTGGTTTGATTGTGAAAGGTGAAAAGCCAAAAAATAACAATAGAGGAAACGAAACCTCCTTGCTAGAATCTGATGTCATTGGACGAGAAATTGAGAAAGAAAAATTGCTCAACAAGCTGTTGCAGGATGAGCCATCTAAGGAAAACTTCAGCGTCTTACCCATAGTTGGTATGGGTGGGGTTGGTAAGACCATTCTAGCTAGATTTTTGTACAACGATGCACAAGTGAAGGGTCGGTTTGAACTCCACGCATGGGTTTGTGTCTCTGATGATTTTGATATCTCTAAGATAACCAAAACCATCTTTCAAGCTGTGTCCGACGAAAACAAGGAATTTGCTGATCTAAATCAGCTTCAAGTGGCTCTTAAAGAGAAACTTAAGGAAAAATGGTTTCTACTAGTACTAGATGATGTGTGGCATGAAAACTTTAATGATTGGGAAAACCTAGTGCTCCCATTTCATTCAGGGGCTCGTGGAAGTAAGGTAATCATGACATCTCGCAAGGAGCAATTGCTTAAGATGCTAGGTTTTGATAATCTAGACCGTCTTGAGACTTTGTCATCTGAAGATGCTTTGTCTTTATTTGCTTTACATGCATTGGGTGTAGACAACTTTGATTCGCACCCAACACTCAGACCAAAGGGTGAGCGTATTGTGGAAAAGTGTGGTCGTTTGCCTTTGGCTTTAAAGGCAATTGGAAGGCTGCTGAGAGCTAAAACAGATGAAGAAAAATGGGATGAGGTGTTGAATAGTAAGATATGGGATTCAAAAAGTGTTGGTGATCTTTCTGCAGATTGGAAGGCGATTTTTCCTGCTCTTATGTTAAGCTACCATGAACTTTCTTCAAATTTGAAGCGGTTGTTTGCATATTGCTCCTTGTTTCCTAAGGACTTTTTGTTTGACAAAAAAGAGTTAGTCCTGTTGTGGCTGGCCGAAGGATTTTTGTACAAATCAAATGCAGCCAAGTCACTAGAACGCCTTGGTAATGAATATTTTGAAGAGTTGTTATCAAGGTCATTTTTTCAACAATCACCAAATGAGGAACAGTTATTTGTGATGCATGACCTGATGAATGATTTGGCCACATTTGTTGCCGGAGAGTTCTTTTCAAGGGATGACAATCGGATGGCGACGGAAGATTTAGCAAAGTACCGCCACATGTCATTTATTCGTGATGAATATGTAGCTTACCACAAGTTTGAAGCCTTCAAGAGAGCTAAAGGTTTGAGAACATTGTTACCGGTATATGTTGGGGTGGATCAATGGTGGGACCACTTCTACTTATCCAGCAAGATTTTGGTTGACTTACTTCCAGAGTTACCGTTATTAAGGGTTCTTAGTTTGAGTCGTTTTAGTATAAGTGAGGTACCGAATTCCATTGGTAGTTTGAAGCACCTTAGGTATCTTAATCTATCTAAAACTGATATCAAAGAGTTGCCGGACAATGTTGGTAATCTTTATAATTTAGAAACGTTGATAGTTTTTGGATGTAAGAGTTTGACCAAGTTGCCTAAAAGCTTTTTAAAGCTAAAAAAGTTGAGGCATTTTGACATGAGAGATACTCCATGTCTGAAAAAGTTGCCCTTGGGGATTGGTGAGTTGAAAAGCCTAcaaactctcactaaaattatcATTGAAGGACACGGTGGCTTTGCACTAACCGAGCTTAAGGTATTAAAGGATCTCCATGGGGAAATTTCCATAGAGGGGTTGGACAAAGTACAAAGCTCAATGCATGTACGAGAGGCAAACTTATCTTTAAAAGGGATTGATAAGTTAGAGTTGAAATGGGATGATGTTTCAGGAAGGGAAACGCTTGAGAAGGAGATTCTCAATGAGTTAAAGCCCCATAGTGATAAGTTGAAAATGCTTGAGGTTAAGTATTACAAGGGAATAGAGTTTCCGAATTGGGTTGGGGATCCGTCTTTTCATCAATTGGTTCATGTGTCGCTACGGGGTTGTAGAAAATGTACATCTCTACCGCTGCTTGGGCAGTTACCTGCACTTAAGGAGTTGTTGATTCAAGGAATGGATGATGTTAAAGTCATAAGTTTGGAGTTAAGTAGGAGTACTGATGTTACCTTCCCTTCACTTAAAATTCTAAGGTTTGAAGATATGTCTAGTTGGAAGGTATGGTCAACCAACAGCGAGGTAATGTTTCCACGCCTTCGAGAGCTACAAATAAAAAGATGTCCCAATTTGATTGATGTCTCACTTGAAGCATTACCTTCACTAAGAGTTTTGAGGATAGAGGGATGTGGTGAAAGTGTGCTGAGAAGTCTGGTTCAAGCAGCTTCATCAACCACTAAATTGGAAATAGAATCAATTTTAGGGCTTACGGATGAGGTGTGGAGAGGTGTCATAGTGAATTTTGGGGCGGTTGAAGAGCTATGCATACAAAATTGTGATGAGATAAGATACCTATGGGAATCAGATGCAGAGGCAAGTAAAGTTCTTGTAAATTTAAAGGAATTGGAGGTATCTGGATGTGAAAAATTGGTGAGTTTAGGAGAGAAAGGGGAGGATGAGGATAACATTGGGAGCAACCTCCTATCATCCCTTAGGAAGTTGAAGATACAGTCGTGTGCAAGTATGGAGCGTTTGTGTTGTCCAAATAGCATTGAGAGTTTAGCTATATGGGGTTGTGATTCAGTTAGACATGTCTCCTTCCCaagagcaacaacaacaggtgGAGGAGGGCAGAATCTCAAGTCACTTTCTATATGGGGTTGTGGAAATCTAAAATCAATAAATCAATTGAGTAACTCCACTCACCTCACCTCTTTGTCAATAAGTTCTTGTAAAAACATGGAGTTATTTTCTGATCTTCATCAGCTATCAAATCTCACCTCGTTGTGTATAGTAGGTTGTAAAAGCATAGAGACATTTTCTGACCTTGAGCTATCAAACCTCACCAGGTTGGAAATAGCAGGTTGTGAAAGCATAGAGTCATTTCCTAACCTCCATCTGCCAAATCTCACACATTTGTATATAGAAAGTTGCAAAAACATGAAGGCATTTGGTGACCTGCAGCTACCAAATCTAATCAGTTGGTACACAACAGATTGTGAAAATCTGGAGTCATTTCCAGACCTTCAGCTATCCAATCTCACCATGTTAAAAGATATGTCTATCAGAAACTGTCCAATGATTGATGTTTCCATTCATGGTGGTCGTTGGCCTCCCAATTTGGTTAGCCTTGAAATAGGGGAGTTGAAGAAGCCCATCTCAGAATGGGGCTATCAGAATTTCCCAGCTTCCCTTGTTCACCTAAGATTATTTAATGAACCTGATGTGAGGAATTTTAGTCAATTGTCCCACCTTTTCCCTTCTTCTCTTACATCTCTGTACATATTCAAATTTGCTAATCTGGAATCACTTTCAACGGGACTCCAACACCTCACATCCCTTCAACATCTCAGAATTAGCAATTGCCCAAAGGTGAACGATCTACCAGAGACGCTGTTACCTTTACTTTTGAGTTTGAGTATAAGTAATTGCCCAAAATTGAAAGAAAGGTGTGAAGGAAGAGGCTCCCACTACTGGCCACTCATCTCTCATATCCCCTGCATTGAAATATAG